A window from Corvus moneduloides isolate bCorMon1 chromosome 32, bCorMon1.pri, whole genome shotgun sequence encodes these proteins:
- the LOC116437014 gene encoding zinc finger protein 2 homolog encodes MEEEEAARKREMAREPQADKELSTEPREDKCPRQKLVGEAVLSGSTAQECNGEEKPRRSRTRRGCKRSPRSSKEEGPSLGREGGRRSGQSSELGVHEQPHAGEKPHKCSKCEKSFSQSSSLIRHWRIHTGDRPYECVECGKNFRDGSYLIDHQRIHTGERPYECGECGKSFRRSSDLTVHQRIHTGEKPYECGECGKRFNICSNLSRHQRSHTGERPYECGECGKRYHTKSDLVVHQRTHTGERPYECPECGKRFPSRSTLVVHQRSHTEERPYECPDCGKGFKQKSTLVVHQYIHTGKRPHECPECGKCFRERSRLIQHQRIHTGEKPYECEKCRKRFHTSSHLRFHQRTHTGERPYECPECGKRFPRSSSLLEHQRMHSGERPYECSECGKRFQTSTYLLLHQRIHTEERPFHCPDCGKGFKQKSYLITHRHIHTGEKPHECGECGKSFWERSDLIQHQRIHTGERPYECGECGKSFSRSSHLSRHQRRHR; translated from the exons atggaggaggaggaggccgCGAGGAAGAGGGAGATGGCCCGGGAGCcgcaggcag acaaggagctgagcacggagcccagggaggacaaATGCCCACGGCAGAAGCTGGTGGGAGAGGCCGTTTTGAGCGGCTCCACGGCACAGGAATGCAACGGGGAGGAAAAGCCCCGGAGATCCCGCACGAGAaggggctgcaaacgcagcccaAGGAGCTCCAAGGAGGAAGGACCCTCGCTGGGCCGGGAAGGCGGCCGGAGATCTGGACAGAGCTCGGAGCTGGGGGTCCATGAGCAGCCCCACGCTGGGGAGAAGCCCCACAAGTGCTCAAAATGTGAGAAAAGCTTCAGCCAAAGCTCCAGTCTGATCCGCCACTGGAGAATCCACACGGGGGACCGGCCCTACGAGTGTGTGGAGTGTGGGAAGAACTTCAGAGACGGCTCTTACCTGATTGaccaccagaggatccacacagGAGAACGTCCTtacgagtgtggggagtgtgggaagagcttcaggcGTAGCTCCGACCTGACTGTCCACCAGAGaatccacaccggggagaagccctatgagtgtggggaatgtgggaagagattTAACATCTGCTCCAACCTGAGCCGGCACCAGAGGAGCCACAcgggggagaggccctacgagtgtggggagtgtgggaagaggtaTCACACCAAATCCGATCTCGTCGTGCACCAGCGGACgcacaccggggagaggccctatgagtgtcccgagtgtgggaagaggtttccaAGCCGCTCCACTCTCGTCGTGCATCAGCGGAGTCACACGGAGGAGAGGCCCTATGAGTGTCCCGACTGCGGGAAGGGCTTCAAGCAGAAGTCTACCCTTGTTGTCCACCAGTACATCCATACCGGGAAGAGGCCCCACGAGTGTCCCGAGTGTGGGAAGTGCTTCAGGGAGAGATCCCGCCTGATCCagcaccagaggatccacaccggggagaagCCCTATGAGTGTGAGAAGTGCAGGAAGAGGTTTCACACCAGCTCCCATCTCCGCTTCCACCAGCGGACGCACACTGGGGAACGGCCCTATGAGTGTcccgagtgtgggaagag gtttccaAGGAGCTCCAGTCTCCTCGAGCACCAGCGGATGCACAGcggggagaggccctatgagtgttccgagtgtgggaagaggtttcagaccAGCACCTatctcctcctgcaccagcgCATTCACACGgaggagag GCCCTTCCACTGTCCCGACTGCGGGAAGGGCTTCAAGCAAAAGTCCTACCTCATCACCCACCGGCacatccacactggggagaagccccacgagtgtggggagtgtgggaagagcttctggGAGAGATCCGACCTGATCCagcaccagaggatccacaccggggagaggccctatgagtgtggggagtgtgggaagagcttctccaggagctctcACTTGAGCCGACACCAACGGAGGCACCGCTGA
- the LOC116437035 gene encoding LOW QUALITY PROTEIN: N-acetylmuramoyl-L-alanine amidase-like (The sequence of the model RefSeq protein was modified relative to this genomic sequence to represent the inferred CDS: inserted 3 bases in 3 codons) has translation MFLWLLLVLSICAHPSTGVSPAVPPCHMDSLLDILDALESLAWGSSPGTAVALGRGLGVCSTLGCRAVLXEPFGTPEHPPVVTSGHWQLLTELLWHNPVTPELGAVLAPDGSMVALSPLLAGIEVGLRSGGFERPLPTLDPPADPLLAVTIAEALGTSFLLARGGDNNATALGPDGCWDDVENPQNHTLRGPPSPVPDPMAIGALDGVVLGVXAGRGPLLVSEQLRGYYRTGNGSEAGRPPSSNQRRDFGALVGRERLEKEVAAVLGLLRTLSPIPELLRDVGTQEVAAVARWVAREFSKCYMECPAIVPRCLWGGRPYRGTPSLLRPPLGSVFLHHTLEPARPCRSFGACASAMRDMQRFHQDTRGWDDIGYSFVVGSDGYLYEGQRRHWVGAHTXGYNTRGFGVGIVDDFMATLPDPDTLALVWDQLLPCTVHSGHVQPDFTLRGHHQLSHTDCPGNALFQEIQSCPGFQGTPVALVLG, from the exons ATGTTCTTGTGGCTGCTTCTGGTGCTGAGCATCTGTGCCCACCCCAGCACAG gtgtgtccccagctgtccccccATGCCACATGGACTCGCTGCTCGACATCCTGGACGCTCTCGAGTCCCTGGCCTGGGGCAGCTCCCCCGGCACCGCTGTGgccttggggagggggctgggggtctGCAGCACCCTGGGCTGCCGGGCAGTGC ATGAGCCCTTCGGGACCCCTGAACACCCCCCAGTTGTCACCTCGGGCCATTGGCAGCTCCTGACCGAGCTCCTCTGGCACAACCCGGTGACACCGGAGCTTGGGGCGGTGCTGGCCCCTGACGGCTCCATGGTGGCCCTCAGTCCCCTCCTGGCCGGCATCGAGGTGGGGCTGAGATCCGGGGGGTTTGAGcgacccctccccaccctggaCCCACCCGCCGACCCCCTCTTGGCTGTCACCATCGCCGAGGCTTTGGGGACATCCTTCCTTCTGGCGCGGGGGGGCGACAACAACGCCACCGCGCTGGGACCCGACGGCTGCTGGGACGATGTGGAGAACCCCCAAAATCACACCTTGAGGGGtcccccatcccctgtccccgACCCTATGGCCATCGGGGCCCTGGATGGGGTGGTCCTGGGGG TGGCGGGCCGGGGACCCCTCCTGGTGTCCGAACAGCTCCGGGGCTACTACAGGACCGGGAATGGCTCGGAAGCGGGGAGACCCCCCAGCAGTAACCAGCGCCGGGATTTTGGGGCGTTGGTGGGACGGGAACGTCTGGAGAAGGAGGTGGCAGCGGTTTTGGGGCTGCTGAGGACGCTGTCGCCCATCCCGGAGCTGCTGAGGGACGTGGGGACACAGGAGGTGGCGGCCGTGGCTCGTTGGGTGGCGCGGGAGTTCAGCAAGTGCTACATGG AGTGCCCGGCCATCGTGCCCCGCTGCCTGTGGGGGGGCCGTCCCTACCGGGGCACCCCGTCCCTGCTGCGGCCCCCGCTGGGCTCGGTGTTCCTGCACCACACCCTGGAGCCGGCGCGGCCCTGCCGGTCCTTCGGTGCCTGTGCCAGCGCCATGAGGGACATGCAGCGCTTCCACCAGGACACCCGTGGCTGGGACGACATCGGCTACAG TTTCGTGGTGGGCTCGGACGGGTACCTGTATGAGGGCCAGAGGCGGCACTGGGTGGGTGCCCACA AAGGCTACAACACCCGAGGCTTCGGCGTTGGCATTGTTGACGACTTCATGGCCACCCTGCCGGACCCCGACACCCTGGCCCTGGTGTGGgaccagctcctgccctgcaccgTCCACTCTGGCCATGTCCAGCCGGACTTCACCCTGCGTGGCCACCACCAGCTCAGCCACACTGACTGCCCTGGCAACGCCCTCTTCCAGGAGATCCAGAGCTGCCCCGGCTTCCAGGGGACACCGGTGGCCCTGGTGCTTGGG TGA